The nucleotide sequence CGGAGAATGAAGGGCTTATTAGTGAAAATCAGGAAAAAAAACGTAAATTTCTGGATAAAATTTCTTTTTATACAAATAAGGTTCATTTTAATAACCTTAAGAATTACAACAAGCTTCTGAAAATCAAAAAGGGCTATCTTTATCATAATCATCCGGATCACAGATATCTCGAATCCATAACAGAAAATATGTATAATTTTTCTGTAGATATACAGAAATCCAGAAAATATGTAGTAAATCAAATCAACGACAAAATTTCGGAGTTTTATAATAATGTTCCCGGTAAAATTGAAAACTTTTATTTTATATACGAACCGGCTCCGGTTGACATTGATAAGATTAATGAAGAGATAACAAAGAAAAGAGTTTTAAGCGGAGCTCATCTGGACAGAATTTATGTCTTTTACAACGGAAAAAAGTACGAATCATTTGCAAGTTTCGGACAGAGGAAAACGTTTGCTCTTTGCTCACTATTCACTTCTGTTTTAATAGTTGAAGAATTTTTAAATAGTGGTATAATAATCATTTTAGACGATCTTGAGGTTGGTTTGGATAGTTCCAGAATAAATTTTTTCAAGGGATTACTTGGAAAAAACCAGACATTCATTACAGGTGTTAGTAAAAGGTATTTCAAAGACGCAAAAAACATTGCTTTATAAATAATATGTTCCACATATTTATCAGCCTGTTAGGCTGGTGTTAAACAATTACGGGCGGGTGATATATTTTTGCCCGCGGGGGATATAATGGAATTAAATAAGGATTACAGCGAAGCCAGTATTAAGGTTCTGGAAGGTCTCGATCCGGTTAGACAGAGGCCGGGAATGTATATTGGTTCCACCAATACAAAAGGGCTTCATCATTTGGTTTTTGAAGTTATTGATAACTCTATAGATGAAGCTATGGCCGGATTTTGCAGTAAAATTTCTGTCACTCTGCATATTGACGGCAGTATTACCATTGAAGACGATGGAAGAGGTATTCCTGTGGGAAATCATCCGGTTGCAGGAAAGCCTACAGTGGAAGTTGTAATGACTACACTTCACTCCGGAGGAAAGTTTAACTCAGGTGCATATTATGCTTCCGGCGGACTTCACGGGGTTGGGGTTTCTGTTGTTAATGCACTGTCTGAGTTTTTGGAAGTAACGGTGAGGAGAAACGGCGGGATATACTACCAAAAGTATGAAAGAGGTAAACCTGTTTGTGAGTTTGATAAAATTGGGAAAACAAGCAAAAGCGGTACAAAAATTACATTTAAAGCGGATCCTCAGATTTTTGAAACAACAGAATTTTCTTATGAAACACTCGCCCGCAGATTCAGAGAACTTGCTTTTTTAAACAGCGGTGTGGAGATTTCAATATCTGACGAAAAGGACGATAAATCAAAGACCTTCTTTGCAGAAGGTGGAATTGTCAGTTATGTAAAGTTTCTTAACAAAAGCAAGGGGCTTCTTATAGACGAGCCTGTTTATATTCAGGGGAAATATGAAGACATCCTCGTGGAAATTTCACTTTTATATAATGATTCATATAATGAAGCAATTTATTCTTTTGTAAATAATATACATACTGACGGCGGCGGAACTCATGAGGCTGGCTTTAAAGCAGCTTATACGAAAATTTTTAACTCATTTGTAAATAAACACGGCCTCCTTAAAGAAAAATTTAATCTAACCGGTGATGATATAAGGGAAGGAATTTCGGCTATCTTGTCAGTTAAAATGAACGAACCTGTTTTTGAGGGACAAACCAAAGGTAAGTTAGGCTCCTCTAAAGCTAAAACTGCTGTTGAAAATGTTATGTATAATTATCTCACAGATTATTTGGAAGAAAATCCGTCTATTGTAAAAAGGATACTTGATAAAGCCATACAGGCATTCAGGGCAAGAGAGGCCGCAAGAAAAGCCAAAGAACTGACAAGAAGAAAAAATGCTCTTGAAGTTTCAACTTTGCCTGGTAAACTTGCTGACTGCCAGGAAAAGGATCCTTCCAAATCTGAAATTTTTATAGTTGAGGGCGATTCGGCAGGGGGCTCTGCAAAACAGTGCAGGCATAGGAAATTTCAGGCTATTTTACCGCTTAAGGGTAAAATCCTGAATGTGGAAAAGGCCAGATATGATAAAATTTTGTCTAACAATGAAATAAAGAGTATTATTACAGCCCTTGGAACAGGTATCAGTAAAAATGATTTTAATATTGAAAAATTACGATATCATAAAATTATTATAATGACTGATGCTGATGTGGACGGAGCTCACATTACAACACTTCTGCTTACTTATTTTTTCAGGTATATGAGACAGATAATTGAAAGGGGTTATTTATATATAGCCAAACCCCCTCTTTATAAAATCAAAAAAGGTAAAATGGAAAGATATATTCACGATGAAGAGGAAATGGAAGATTTTCTTCTGGATTCAGGCTTGGTGGATATTGAAATTGACGAACTTCCCGAACACAGATATAAAGAGGTTTTTAAAAATATACTGGCATACGATGATCTTTTAAATAAGTTTGCACGTAAAGGTTTATACCGTCCTTTGATGTCCGAACTGGCTGTTTATGAGGGATTAAATGCCTCTAATTTTTCCCAGGAAGGTTTCATAGAGGATCTCTTTCAGTATCTAAAAGATAAGGGTGCTTTTGAGCATTATAAAAACACGGAAATTGAATATAATTATGAGTTTGACAGATACAATATTGTAGTGGAAAGCGAAACAAAGCGTTTTGTATTTAATACTGAGTTTATGAGCACTCCTGAGTTTAAAGAATTGAGAAGGCTTGGAGTGTTCGTAAGTGAGCTTGGAAGCAAACCTTATAAGGTAAAAGTTAACGGTGACGTAAAAACTTTTGATAATGTAAAAGAGCTTATAACCTTTATTGAGGAGAGAGGGAAAAAAGGACTTTCTATTCAGCGTTATAAGGGTCTTGGCGAGATGAATCCTGAGCAGCTTTGGGAAACGACTGTGGATCCAGAGCGGAGATCCCTTTATCAGGTAAAAATTGAAGATGCTGAAGCTGCAGATGAACTTTTTTCATTGCTGATGGGGGATATTGTTGCACCAAGAAGGGAATTTATCGAAGAAAATGCTCTGAAAGCTAAAAATATAGATATTTAACATGGGTGAAAAATGAAAAAAAAGGGGATTATAGAGCTTAGTATAGAAGACTCTATTAAAGAAAGTTATCTCGACTATGCAATGAGCGTGATTGTCGGCAGAGCTCTGCCTGATGTGAGGGACGGACTAAAACCTGTTCACAGAAGAGTTCTCTATGCAATGAATGAAATGGGCATAGTTCATAATAAGCCGTATAAAAAATCTGCAAGGATTGTTGGTGATGTTATCGGGAAATATCATCCTCACGGAGATGCGGCAGTGTATGATACAGCTGTCCGAATGGCACAGGATTTTTCAATGCGCTATCCGCTTATTGATGGTCAGGGCAACTTTGGCTCAATAGACGGTGATTCCCCTGCTGCAATGAGATATACAGAGATAAGAATGGCCAGGATTGCAGAGGAAATGCTGGCAGATCTTGATAAGAATACTATTGATTTTATCGATAATTATGACGGCTCTCTCAGTGAGCCCGTTGTTCTACCCACAAAAATTCCTAATTTGCTGGTTAACGGAGGCAGCGGGATTGCTGTGGGGATGGCCACAAATATTCCACCTCATAACCTGACAGAGGTAATCGATGCATTGCAGTATATGCTTAAAAATGATGATTACACTGCTGAGGACGTTCTTACATTTATAAAAGGCCCGGATTTTCCCACAGCAGGCATTATAATGGGTAAATCAGATATTAAAAATGCATACTTGACAGGTCGATCATCCATAAAAGTCAGAGCACGTACAAATATTGAAGAAGCAAAAAGCGGTAAAGAGAAAATAATAGTTACCGAACTTCCTTACCAGGTGAATAAGGCTAATCTTATAGAAAAGATTGCAGAACTTGTCAGAGATAAGAAAATTACCGGCATTACGGACTTAAGGGATGAGTCCGATAGAGATGGTATCAGAGTAGTTATAGAAATTAAAAAAGGTGACCACCCTGATATTGTTTTAAACCAGCTTTACAAATATACACAAATGGAAACGTCTTTTGGTATTAATATGGTGGCACTTGTTGAGGGTAAGCCGAAAACGTTTTCTCTTCTGAGAATATTGGAAGAATTTATCAAGCACAGAGTTGTTGTGGTTACCAGAAGAACCGAATACCTTCTTAAAAACGCAGAAAATCGCCTGCATATTCTTGAAGGGTTGAAAACTGCCGTTGAATATATTGATGAAGTTATAAAAATTATTCGCGGCTCTGCTGACGGAAAGGATGCAAAATCAAGACTAATCGAGCGTTTTAATTTTAGTGATACGCAGTCTCAGGCTATTCTGGATATGAGACTCCAGAAGCTTACCGGTCTTGAAATTGAAAAGCTTGAGGATGAATATAGAAATATTTTGCAAAATATAGAGTACTTCAAAAATATTCTCACCAATAAAAATGTTCTGAAAGATGTTATTTATGAAGAAATGTCAGAGATTAAGGAGAAATACGGCGATAAAAGAAAAACCGAAATATCTGCATCTTCTGAAGAGATTAATATTGAGGATCTTATTCCTGATGATGAAGCTGTCGTTACTATCACACACAATGGATATATAAAAAGAACACCTCTTAACTCTTTTTCCGCACAAAAACGCGGTGGAAAAGGCAAATCCGGTGCGCTGAGCAAAGGTGACGATTTTATTGAGCGGCTTATCGTTTCCTCTAACCACTCCAAGCTGATGTTTTTTACTAATATGGGTCGAATTTATTTTCTTAAAGTTTACGAGCTTCCCGAATCTGCTCCCGGAACCCGCGGCAGACATGTTTCAAATTTCATACACTTTTCCGATAATGAATTCATTGCTTCTGTGCTTTCTGTTTCAGATAATGTTGAGGAGAAGGATATTGTATTCGGTACTAAAAAGGGACTTGTAAAGCGTTCTCCCGTAAGTCTTTTTAAAAGCGGCAGAAGTGGAATAATAGCAATAAAGTTAAGGGATGGAGATGAAATTGTTTCCACTGATTTTGTTGCTGATGATGATAATATCTTAATTGCCACAAAAAACGGTAAAGCTATACACTTCTCAGCTAAGGACATCAGATCGATGGGAAGAAATGCAACCGGTGTAAAAGGTATTGATTTGGCAAAGAATGATGAAGTGGTTTCAATGGAGATTGCATCCGGTGCACCTTATCTGCTTACAGTGACTGAAAACGGTTACGGAAAATGCACACCTGTTAATGAGTACAGATTACAATCAAGGGGCGGCAAGGGTATTAAATTGTCAAAAGTTACTTCAAAAACGGGAAAGATATGCGGTGCAAAACAGGTCAGACAAAGCGATGATGTAATGCTTATTATAAAAAGCGGTAAAATAATTCGCATAGGGGTATCTCAGATATCTGTATTGAGCCGTAATACTCAGGGTGTAACACTTATGAATACGGGAGATGATTATATAGTTTCTTTTGCTGTGGTTAAGGAGGTATAGATGTCCAAACTGCTTGATGGCAGGGCCTTATCAAATAAATTTAAGGACAGTTTCAGGGAGCAGGTGCCTTCTCTTAGAAAGCGTTTTGGTAGAATACCCGGCATTGCTGTGATTTTGGTTGGTGAAGATTATGCCAGCAATTTATATGTGGGAATGAAAGAAAAGGCATGTTTGGATGTTGGTTTCAAATCAGTTGTAAAGAGACTGGATTCTTCTGTAACTACTAAAGAATTGCTCAGGCTCATTGAGGAATATAACAACGATGAGAGTATAGATGGAATACTCGTCCAGCTTCCTTTACCCGATCATATTGATGAAGAAAATGTTCTTTTGGCTATAGACCCTGCTAAGGATGTGGACGGATTTCATCCTTATAATGTTGGGTTACTGAATATCGGTTCTGACACACTGTTTCCATGTACTCCTTACGGTGTTATTAAAATACTTCAGGAGTATGATATAAATCCTGACGGGAAACATGCTGTTGTGGTTGGTGCCAGTAATATAGTTGGTAAACCAATGGCTTCTCTGTTGCTGAGAAAAAATGCCACAGTCACTATCTGTCATATTAGAACTAAAAATATGTGTGAGATTACAAATCAGGCAGATATACTTGTTGCTGCCGCAGGTAAAGCACACCTTATTACTTCAGAGTTTGTCAAAGATGGCGCTGTAGTTGTGGATGTGGGGATGAACCGGCTAAATGGTAAGATAATAGGAGATGTCGATTTTGAAGGCGTAAGCTCAAAAGCGTCCTATATTACTCCTGTGCCGGGTGGCGTTGGTCCTATGACAATTACAATGTTATTGTATAATACACTGAAATCATTTAAAATACGTATGAATGCATAATGGAGACTATTGTAGCACCAATTACCCCTCTTGTTACTTCGGCAGTTATTATCCTTAGAGTTTCAGGCGAAAAAGCTTTTGACTGTGTTGATAATCTTATATTACCCGGTGGCAGGCACTTAGAGAGAGGTAATATAAAATTTAGACATGTTTATACAGGCAGTTTTATAGATTCAGACGGTTCTGTGCTGGATGAAGTTGTTTTTTATTTTTTCAAATCGCCTGCTTCGTATACGGGTGAGAATGTCCTGGAAATTTCTTTTCATGGTAATCCTCAAATTGTCCGCAAGGCTCTTTCTGTAATATATGAGAAAGGTATAAGAGCAGCGGAACCCGGAGAATTCACAAAGCGTGCGTTTCTTAACGGCAAACTTGATCTAACCCAGGCAGAATCTGTTGCCAGTTTAATTGAAAGTAAAACGGATAAAGGTATTTATTATTCTTTCAGACAGCTGAAGGGGTCCCTGTCAAAAAAAGTTATTGATATTAAAAATTCACTTGTGGATATAAGCAGTGTAATTGAGGCGTATGTTGATTTTCCCGAAGATGATTTATCGGATCATGATGTTGATTTTGTAACTCAAAAACTTTCTGATGTACTTGATGATATTTCAAAACTTATAGAGTCATATAAAAAGCACAGATATCAGAGAGAAGGTTTAAAAATCGTTATCGTCGGCAAGCCAAATGTTGGGAAATCTTCTTTGTTAAACAGTCTGCTTGAGGAGGAGCGTGCGATTGTTTCTGAGATACCCGGAACAACAAGGGATTTTATTGAGGAAGTTATCAGCATAAAGGGGATTCCGGTAAGATTGATGGATACAGCAGGTCTGAGGGGAGACGGCGATGTAATTGAGAGCAGAGGTATAGAAAAGGCTCGTGATAAAATTGAAGATGCCGATATTGTTTTGGTGGTTATTGACCTTTCTAATGAAATTGACGCTGAAGACAGAAAAATTCTTGAGATGACTGAGAATAAAAACCGTATTGTTTTAGGCAACAAAGATGATTTGGCCAATGATGTGTCCGGTTCTGCAAAATCTCTTATCGAATTATCTGTATCTGCAAAATACAGAACCAATTTTAAGCTGTTAGAGGATATGATTTATAGCAGAGTATGTTCTGATGACTCTGAACTGTATGCCGGTGAAATTATTACTACAGAAAGACATGTGGCTTTACTTAAAAATCTTTATGATATTTTAATCTCCGTTAAGGATAAAATTATTTCTGAGCATCTGGATTTGATATCCATAGATATGGGGATGGCTCTGGATATTGTTTCTGAATTTACCGGGGAGAAATATACCGAGGAAATTCTGGATAATATATTTGAGAAGTTCTGCCTTGGCAAATAATTCAATAATGTTTCACGTGAAACATTATTGAATTATTCAACTTCCAGAAAATAAACATTTATACCGGTAATACTTAATTCGTGCAAAGAAGTTGTTTAGAGTTGGATCTGTTGAATCCTTCACAACAGCACGCCTAACAACAACTGACGCCTGGTAAGTTTGCGCCATTATTGAATCTGTATTTGTGTTGAATTTTACATATTCGCTCCAGACTAATAATTATATTGAATAGTAAAGTTACTATTAAATTATCTCTAACGCCTTTTATTGCCATAGTGTTTATAGATATTAGGGTAAATATTTAAAAGCATCCCAATGGTAAAAAGTCTGAATTTCTGTTTTCAATTTTATAAATTATATATTATATATGTCTGATCCAAAAGAGGTGAATGGAATGGTGATGAATGAAGCATGTTATGATGTAATTGTTGTCGGAGCTGGACATGCAGGCTGTGAAGCAGCCTTGGCTGCCTCCCGCATGGGAGCTAAAACGTTATTGTTAACAATATATATGGAAACGATAGCCCAAATGAGCTGTAATCCTGCTATTGGTGGACTGGCAAAAGGTAATCTGGTAAGGGATCTGGATGCACTGGGCGGTGAAATGGCAAAATGCATTGATAATACTGGTATACAGTTTCGCGTGCTTAATACTAAAAAAGGCCCTGCAGTCAGAAGCTCACGGGCACAGGCTGATAAGGCAAAATATAGGGAGTATATGACGGAAATATTAACCACAACACCTCTGCTGGATGTTAAACAGGGCGCTGTTGTTGATATTCTGGCTGAGAACTTCGGTGTAAAAGGTGTTGTGACAGATTATGGGCAAATTTTTTATTCTCAGCGAGTTATTCTGTGCACAGGTACTTTTTTAAACGGTTTGATTCATATAGGTGAAAAAAGATATAAAGCCGGAAGAGCCAATGAATTCTCCTCAGAGCTGCTTGTAAATTCACTTAAAGGTTATGGATTCAATTTCGAAAGACTTAAAACTGGAACGCCTGCAAGGCTTCATGAGTCATCAATTGATTTTAACAGTTTTGAGGAACAAAAGGGGGACAGTAATCCTTCCTTCTTTTCATTTGAAACCGATGACCATATACTGCCGCAACGATCCTGCTATATCGCTTTTACTAATGAGAATACTCACCAAATAATCAGTGATAATATGCACAGGTCACCTTTATATGCCGGGGTAATTACTGGGATAGGCCCGCGCTACTGTCCATCTATTGAGGATAAAGTGAAGAAGTTCCCTGAGAAAAGCCGGCATCAGATTTTTCTTGAGCCAGAGGGTTTACAGAGTAAAGAATACTATGCTAATGGGCTTTCGTCATCTTTGCCCATTGATGTGCAGCTAAAATTATACAGAAGTATAAAAGGGTTGGAAAGGGCTGAATTCACGCGTCCGGCCTATGCTATTGAGTATGATTTTGTGCAACCCACTGCACTGCGTCTTACACTTGAAACAAAGAAGTTAAATGGCCTGTATTTTGCCGGGCAGATTAACGGTACTACGGGTTATGAAGAGGCAGCAGTTCAGGGATATATTGCAGCTGTAAATGCCGTTCTCAGCTACGATAACAGGGAATTTATCCTGAACCGGGATGAAAGTTATATAGGAGTTATGATAGATGATTTAGTAACAAAAGGAGTTGATGAGCCTTACCGTGTTTTTCACTCCAGGGGGGAATTCAGGCTGTTGCTGCGTGAGGACAATGCTGAGTACAGACTGCTGGAAAAAGGATATAATCTTGGACTTGTCAGCAAAAGAAGGTATGAACGGTTCGTAAAGGAGAAGGAGCAGTTAAATTCGCTAATTCAAAAACTGCAAAATGTAATGCTTAAGCCTGACGGCAGTACAAAATCATATTTTCTTGAGAAAAACATAAACTTAAACAACCCCGTATCTTTATATAATTTTTTAAAAAGACCTGAAGTGAAAATTGGTGATATTGGCGACTTTCTTGTAGAGGATTATCCTGAAGATGTGAAAAAGGAAGCCGAGATTACTATAAAATACGAAGGTTATATAAAAAAGCAGCAGGATGAGGTTAATAAGTTCAGGAAGATTGAGAATGTGAAGATACCAGAGAGTATAAATTATTCCAATATAAAAGGTTTAAGAGCAGAATATGTTGAAAAGCTGAACAGGGTAAAGCCGGCAACACTGGGACAGGCAAGCAGAATAAAGGGTATTACCCCTTCCGCACTATCACTTTTGCATATCCATATTGAAAAGATGGTAAAGGGAAATGGATCTAAATAAGTGGATATCTGTTGATACAACAATAGAAAATAAACTTCATATTATTTATGAGAAACATATGAACTCTGTCCACAATCTTACTTCAATAAAAGATAAGGAAGAGTTTTTTGTTAAGCACTATTTGGACAGCATCTATATTTTTAACATATATGATTTTCAGTTCAAAACAGTTATGGATGTGGGAAGTGGAGGTGGATTCCCTGGAGTTGTAATAGCGCTGTTTTACCCGGAGTCTACTGTTTATCTTGTTGAAAGTATTCGTAAAAAATGCGATTTTTTGGTAGAATTGGTGAGGGATGTACAGTTGAAAAATGTTGAGGTGATAAACAGCAGAGTGGAAAATCTAAAAGAGCCGTCATGTGATCTGATAGTTTCCCGAGGAGTAGGGAAAATAAAAAATATACTCAATTGGACAACGGGTGTTTCACGTGAAACATCATGCTGGCTCTTTTACAAAGGCGAAAATGTCTTTGAAGAAATAAAGGATGCTAATAAGCTGCTTAAGAAAAAAAACATGAGGTTCGAAAATGTCAGAGTGGAAAATCCGTTTAAGAGGACTTATACCATTATTAATTATATTTAGCTTTCTTTTTAGCTGTGCAAAAAAGAATGATGTGATTGCACCCCCGGGGGGAGCATCTTTTTCTGTTGACTACTTTATTACTAAAGCACCAGAGCCGAATGATGAGACAAAGTTGATTAATATAATTAGGGGCAACTATAAAGCTGAAATGAAAAATAAGGCCAAGATACTACTCGGAGGTTATTATTATAAGCAGGGAGAGGATGAAAACAGCCTGTTGAATTTAGAAAATACCGTACCTACAGATAACCAGGGGCTGAACAATGCGACATATCTTTGGCTGGCATCCCTGTATAAATTTTTCGGGAATGAAACAAAGATGAACAGCATCCTTGCCAAAATTAAAAAACCCGGAGAGATAGCCAGTTATATAATCGGACAAACATGTGAGAAAGGAAAAGCATATTGTATTAAGCGTGCTGATATACCCGTTTCCATGGAGAAAGAGAAAACAGAACAAAAAACTGAAAGCAAAGAAACAGTGAAGCAGGTGGAAGAAAAAAAGGCAAATATTGTTAAAGAAAAACAACCGAAAAGAGAAAAATTGAAAATCATTGCCCTAAACGGCAATTTTGATAACCCGGCATTTAAAGGGATGCTTTTGGCAGCAAGCCGGGACAACAGGACAGAGATAATAAGCATGGAAAATCAGACGAAAAATATTGCTGCAGTTGATGTGGAGAATCTCAGTGTCGTGGCAGGAGAAGAGATAAGTTTTAAAATAGACTATCAAAGTGCAATCGATGAGCTCCTCCATGACACGGATTTCAGCGGATGTAAAGAGGTTGTGATTGGTGTAAACGACAGGTTTGTTAGGGCAGGAGAATATACCAAACAGCGGCTGATGAAATTTTATGACAATGTCAGCATCAGCAACTATGAGACGGAAAGTTTTAAACATTTATATGAGAAGCCGGATAATGAAACTGTGACAACGAGATGTTTCGTTGGAATCGGAAGAGAAGAGTCTATGACTTCGTTTGTTCCGCTGGCTCGGTTTGTTTCCCCTGACAACAATGAAACTGAAATATTTCTTGTTACGGATATGTACACAGGAATGTATAAAGATGAAAATTTTATCGGTTATTTTGGGGATGTGAACATCTATACATATGTTGATACGGTGTATAATGAAGAAAGCAGAACATTTAAGAGAAAATATGAAGAAATATACGGCAAAGAACCCTCTTTTCAGGCATATATAGGCTATGATATGATTCAGTATCTTGAAACCAAATTTTTGAACAGTAAAGACAACTTATATGTGAGCTCTATAAACCATATTCAGTTGCCTGTGGTTGAAAGATTTGTGCATAAAATAAGAATCGATTATAACCATAACACGAGGTTTTTGTTTATGCCGGACGGCAAGCAGATTCCGCTGCTGTCAATTCCGGCTGAATAACAATGTAAGCCGTAAGATCGGTCAATTGTATAATAATTAAATGATTCAAAGTTCACAATTTAAAGGTGGTAACTTTCTTAATAAATTTTACCGGCTAATCAGCGATCAGCCGGCAGTTATTGAGCGACCGAAATGATCATTTAAGAAACTATCTGATTTTGCCAACAGCATCGATAAATTATTTGACCATTTTGATTTCATAAGATGTCGAGCCCAGCCCGATTTTCTCAGCATGTTTTAATTGTATTATTGGGTCAATTTCCTCGTAAATTTTTCCAAAAGGATCAATACCGTCCGGAGAGTGTTTAGCGACCAAATCAAAAGAAGCTTTATCTATTGCCACAGGGTCAGTTGAAGCGAGGAAGCCCAGATCAGGACAGACCGGTGTGTCATTAGCCGGGAAACAGTCGCAAGTCGGTGCGACATCAGTAATAAAATTTAGGTATACTATCTTATTTTCAAAATGATCATGAATTGCTTTTGCATATTCAGCCATTTTCCGTTGAGTATTGTCTGAGCTTTCGTTCCAGTCTATTCCAATCGCACTTTCAGGGCAAACGGCCACGCATCGGGTACAACCGGTACATGCTTCAGTTATTTCCGCCTTGGGTCCGAAAACAATAGCATCAGCAGCACAGTTAGCTGCACAAAGCCCGCAGGAGGTACATTTTTCTTTATGTACAACAGGCTTGGAGATGGAGTGCATAATCAATTTACCCTGGCGGCTGGCACACCCCATGGAAATATTTTTTACAGCACCGCCTATTCCTGTCAACTCATGCCCTTTAAAGTGCGAAACTACAACCATGGCATCAGCATTATAAATATCCGATGCAATTTTAACATGGTCAAGCAGTTCTCCATCTACAGGGATATCAAGTGAATTTTCCCCCCTTAGACCGTCAGCTATAATAACAGGTATCTGAAAGGTTGAATAGTTGAAACCGTTAAGAAAAGCATTGTGCAGGTGGTCGACTGTGTTTGTCCTCATTCCTACATAAAGTGTGTTTGTATCTGCCAAAAACGGATTGCATTTCAACTGCTTAAGTTTTTCTATAACAGGCCTGAGATAGACCGGCTTTAAAAATGCTGTGTTACCGTATTCTCCAAAATGAGTTTTTACCGCAACAAGTTGTTTGCTGCCGTATTTTGATTTGGGGTCACATTTATTGAGAAGTCTTGTTATTTTACTCAACGGAGACTGCAGGCCTTTATTTTGCATTGTAGAATAAAAAACTTTTGATGACATTATCTGCCTCCTTATGTTAACATATTATCAGTATAGAATATTTTGGAGGTGAAATCAATGGGACTTAAAAATCTGTTTGAAAAAAGATATAGTGTAAGATCATTTCAACCAAAACAGATTGAAAAGGATACAGTTATAAGAATACTGGAAAAAGCAAGGCTTGCTCCCAGTGCAGTTAATTATCAGCCGTGGAAAATTTATATAGTATCCCAAGGAGAAACCAGAGCAGAAATTAACAGTGCATATCCGAAAAAATGGTTTGAAAATGCACCACATGTGGCAGTGTTTACAGGTTTAAAAGGGCAAAACTGGAAGCGGCAGGATGGAAAAGATTATCTGATGTGTGATGTTACTATTGTCACAGATTATTTTGTCCTTGCTGCAACCGAAGAGGGGCTTGGTACCTGCTATGT is from Flexistipes sinusarabici DSM 4947 and encodes:
- the gyrA gene encoding DNA gyrase subunit A is translated as MKKKGIIELSIEDSIKESYLDYAMSVIVGRALPDVRDGLKPVHRRVLYAMNEMGIVHNKPYKKSARIVGDVIGKYHPHGDAAVYDTAVRMAQDFSMRYPLIDGQGNFGSIDGDSPAAMRYTEIRMARIAEEMLADLDKNTIDFIDNYDGSLSEPVVLPTKIPNLLVNGGSGIAVGMATNIPPHNLTEVIDALQYMLKNDDYTAEDVLTFIKGPDFPTAGIIMGKSDIKNAYLTGRSSIKVRARTNIEEAKSGKEKIIVTELPYQVNKANLIEKIAELVRDKKITGITDLRDESDRDGIRVVIEIKKGDHPDIVLNQLYKYTQMETSFGINMVALVEGKPKTFSLLRILEEFIKHRVVVVTRRTEYLLKNAENRLHILEGLKTAVEYIDEVIKIIRGSADGKDAKSRLIERFNFSDTQSQAILDMRLQKLTGLEIEKLEDEYRNILQNIEYFKNILTNKNVLKDVIYEEMSEIKEKYGDKRKTEISASSEEINIEDLIPDDEAVVTITHNGYIKRTPLNSFSAQKRGGKGKSGALSKGDDFIERLIVSSNHSKLMFFTNMGRIYFLKVYELPESAPGTRGRHVSNFIHFSDNEFIASVLSVSDNVEEKDIVFGTKKGLVKRSPVSLFKSGRSGIIAIKLRDGDEIVSTDFVADDDNILIATKNGKAIHFSAKDIRSMGRNATGVKGIDLAKNDEVVSMEIASGAPYLLTVTENGYGKCTPVNEYRLQSRGGKGIKLSKVTSKTGKICGAKQVRQSDDVMLIIKSGKIIRIGVSQISVLSRNTQGVTLMNTGDDYIVSFAVVKEV
- the gyrB gene encoding DNA topoisomerase (ATP-hydrolyzing) subunit B — translated: MELNKDYSEASIKVLEGLDPVRQRPGMYIGSTNTKGLHHLVFEVIDNSIDEAMAGFCSKISVTLHIDGSITIEDDGRGIPVGNHPVAGKPTVEVVMTTLHSGGKFNSGAYYASGGLHGVGVSVVNALSEFLEVTVRRNGGIYYQKYERGKPVCEFDKIGKTSKSGTKITFKADPQIFETTEFSYETLARRFRELAFLNSGVEISISDEKDDKSKTFFAEGGIVSYVKFLNKSKGLLIDEPVYIQGKYEDILVEISLLYNDSYNEAIYSFVNNIHTDGGGTHEAGFKAAYTKIFNSFVNKHGLLKEKFNLTGDDIREGISAILSVKMNEPVFEGQTKGKLGSSKAKTAVENVMYNYLTDYLEENPSIVKRILDKAIQAFRAREAARKAKELTRRKNALEVSTLPGKLADCQEKDPSKSEIFIVEGDSAGGSAKQCRHRKFQAILPLKGKILNVEKARYDKILSNNEIKSIITALGTGISKNDFNIEKLRYHKIIIMTDADVDGAHITTLLLTYFFRYMRQIIERGYLYIAKPPLYKIKKGKMERYIHDEEEMEDFLLDSGLVDIEIDELPEHRYKEVFKNILAYDDLLNKFARKGLYRPLMSELAVYEGLNASNFSQEGFIEDLFQYLKDKGAFEHYKNTEIEYNYEFDRYNIVVESETKRFVFNTEFMSTPEFKELRRLGVFVSELGSKPYKVKVNGDVKTFDNVKELITFIEERGKKGLSIQRYKGLGEMNPEQLWETTVDPERRSLYQVKIEDAEAADELFSLLMGDIVAPRREFIEENALKAKNIDI
- the recF gene encoding DNA replication/repair protein RecF (All proteins in this family for which functions are known are DNA-binding proteins that assist the filamentation of RecA onto DNA for the initiation of recombination or recombinational repair.), translating into MFLWNFRNHKELNLSFSENTNYIKGANAAGKTSIVEGISTALNLKSFRQSQLKNLVNFNSDNFFIETNIMRNFYDYDEYLYNIKFKYSNGSFVYENNKKIERVEDYIFNYPVLVYSPENEGLISENQEKKRKFLDKISFYTNKVHFNNLKNYNKLLKIKKGYLYHNHPDHRYLESITENMYNFSVDIQKSRKYVVNQINDKISEFYNNVPGKIENFYFIYEPAPVDIDKINEEITKKRVLSGAHLDRIYVFYNGKKYESFASFGQRKTFALCSLFTSVLIVEEFLNSGIIIILDDLEVGLDSSRINFFKGLLGKNQTFITGVSKRYFKDAKNIAL